One Apteryx mantelli isolate bAptMan1 chromosome 22, bAptMan1.hap1, whole genome shotgun sequence genomic region harbors:
- the ERAL1 gene encoding GTPase Era, mitochondrial, producing MAAPVVMAAAARALRGAVRAAAAGPLPMGAARRPRLLGSGSPSAAALPARRSSSALGRILGISAQKPAGALGQHPPPVATSKEEQDHLLQHQPDQPENPKVLKVAIIGAPNAGKSTLSNQLLGRKVFPVSKKVHTTRCKARGVVTHEDTQLIILDTPGLTSPLKAKRHKLNESMLKDPWESMKHADIVLVLVDVSDHWTRNCLSQEVLKCLFQFPQIPSVLVLNKVDLVKKKFILLELITELTEGVVNGKKLKVGSDMKHDSCSSAKTPPQIAQASPPENRAHETHRLQETDKVQEGCSLDSSSDMESSLVTEEVQGPKPREYRDLKNMKGWPCFQEIFMLAALSGEEVDTLKRYLLMQAKPGPWEFHSGVLTSQSPQEICDNIIREKILEYLPLEVPYSVHQVTEVWEEGPSGELLIMQNLVVPRKSHMMMLIGRRGTVISRIAQEAGQDLMNVFLCDIRLKLRVEVKS from the exons ATGGCGGCGCCCGTcgtcatggcggcggcggcgcgggccttGCGCGGGGCcgtgagggcggcggcggcggggccccttCCGATGGGCGCAG cccggcggccccggctcctGGGCAGCGGCTCCCCgagcgccgccgcgctccccgcccgccgGAGCAGCTCCGCGCTCGGCCGCATCCTGGGCATCTCCGCGCAGAAGCCGGCCGGTGCCCTGGGCCAGCACCCGCCGCCCGTGGCTACCAGCAAAG AGGAGCAAGACCACCTGTTACAGCACCAACCTGACCAGCCCGAGAACCCCAAGGTTTTAAAAGTTGCCATCATTGGCGCACCGAATGCTGGGAAGTCCACGCTCTCTAATCAGCTCCTAGGCAGAAAG GTTTTCCCAGTCTCTAAGAAAGTGCACACAACCCGATGCAAAGCCCGGGGTGTTGTCACACATGAAGACACGCAGCTG ATCATTCTGGACACACCTGGTCTCACTAGTCCCTTGAAAGCCAAAAG ACATAAGCTAAATGAATCCATGCTGAAAGACCCATGGGAGAGCATGAAACATGCAGATATAG TTCTGGTTTTGGTGGACGTATCGGATCACTGGACACGAAACTGTCTGAGCCAAGAGGTGCTGAAGTGTCTTTTTCAGTTTCCCCAGATTCCTAGTGTCCTGGTTCTGAACAAG GTGGATCTGGTAAAGAAGAAGTTCATCCTGCTGGAACTAATAACTGAGTTAACAGAGGGAGTCGTAAATGGAAAGAAACTGAAAGTAGGATCTGATATGAAACATGATTCCTGTTCTTCAGCAAAAACTCCTCCTCAGATTGCTCAAGCTTCTCCACCAGAGAATAGGGCCCATGAGACTCACCGTTTGCAGGAAACAGATAAAGTCCAGGAAGGCTGTAGCTTGGATAGCAGCAGTGATATGGAGTCCAGTCTTGTCACAGAAGAAGTGCAAGGCCCAAAGCCCCGTGAATATAGAGATCTCAAAAATATGAAAGGCTGGCCGTGCTTCCAGGAGATCTTCATGCTGGCAGCTCTCAGTGGAGAGGAGGTGGATACACTAAAG CGGTACCTTCTGATGCAAGCCAAGCCAGGCCCTTGGGAGTTTCACAGTGGAGTCTTGACCAGCCAGTCACCTCAAGAGATCTGTGACAACATCATCAGGGAGAAGATACTGGAGTACCTGCCATTGGAAGTGCCCTATAGCGTGCATCAG GTGACAGAGGTGTGGGAGGAAGGGCCAAGCGGAGAGCTCCTCATTATGCAGAACCTCGTGGTCCCAAGGAAGTCTCATATG ATGATGTTGATTGGAAGAAGAGGTACGGTTATCAGCAGGATTGCTCAGGAGGCTGGCCAGGACCTGATGAACGTTTTCCTGTGTGATATCCGCTTGAAGCTCAGGGTGGAGGTGAAGAGTTGA